The following proteins come from a genomic window of Archocentrus centrarchus isolate MPI-CPG fArcCen1 chromosome 3, fArcCen1, whole genome shotgun sequence:
- the tm2d3 gene encoding TM2 domain-containing protein 3, with the protein MAPVYQIWRPDRGRCLKSYGIIVVLFMDLILQCVNGSLSTTNVETHYPRDGPIITSPVVPAAASVFPADEDIAKCPSRGLCHRLPADCIQCDYHHNCTYGKPALFTCRPKNGVHCIGESGQQQTNFSLNITCQFCWQLDPSQYRCTNSTNCMTVSCPRKRYNATCDVLDHVHCLGKRRFPKRLFCNWTGGYKWSTALALSITLGGFGADRFYLGQWREGLGKLFSFGGLGIWTLIDVLLIGVGYVGPADGSLYI; encoded by the exons ATGGCTCCTGTCTATCAGATCTGGAGACCTGACCGAGGACGGTGCCTTAAAAGCTACGGAATTATTGTCGTATTGTTTATGGACCTGATCTTACAATGTGTTAACG GCTCCCTGAGCACTACTAATGTTGAGACCCACTACCCAAGAGATGGACCCATCATCACCAGCCCGGTGGTACCTGCTGCAGCCTCAG TGTTTCCTGCAGATGAAGATATAGCCAAGTGTCCGAGTCGGGGTTTGTGTCACCGGCTGCCAGCAGACTGCATTCAGTGTGATTACCATCACAACTGCACCTACGGCAAACCAGCTTTATTCACCTGTAGGCCCAAAAACGGCGTTCATTGTATA GGAGAGTCTGGACAGCAGCAAACCAATTTTTCTCTCAACATCACCTGTCAGTTCTGTTGGCAGCTGGACCCATCCCAGTACCGCTGCACAAACTCCACCAACTGTATGACAGTCTCTTGCCCACGCAAGCGCTACAACGCCACCTGTGATGTGTTAGACCACGTGCATTGCTTAG GTAAAAGACGTTTTCCAAAACGTTTATTTTGTAACTGGACTGGTGGATACAAGTGGTCAACAGCATTAGCACTCAG CATCACACTTGGTggttttggggcagatcggttTTACCTTGGGCAGTGGAGAGAAGGTCTGGGAAAACTGTTCAGCTTCGGAGGTTTGGGCATTTGGACTTTGATAGATGTCCTTCTAATAGGGGTTGGTTATGTAGGACCCGCTGATGGTTCTCTCTATATCTGA